GGGAGATGTGTGTGATTCAGCTTTGGATATTTTGAGTTTGGGGGATCCCTGTGGGGGTGGGCATAGCTGTTAAACCAGGCCTGGAACCCCATTTTTCTTGGTTGACCCATGATTTGTTTCAGTGGCAGGGAGCTCGAGATGCAGACACCGCTGCCTTCCTGGAACACAGCAGGACCTGTGGGGCCCGCGTGTGTGTCTGCACACATACCCAGACCGGGACCTCTGGCCATGTAGAGCCATTAGAGTAATGAAAAGGCTCAATTCAGTCAAGTCAGGGGCTTTCTGGGGTTTTGTGAATGACAATTTAGTTCAGCAAATAGAGAAGGCACTGTGGGAGCTACAGAAATGAGCCAGATTCAGTTGACTTCTGCCCTGAAAGAGTTGACATTGGGAAACATAGCTAAAGCAAGGCAGAGTGGAATAGGGACCAAGTGGAAGACTACAGTAAAGGAGGGTCGAAGGTAAAGAGTAAAAGAAGTGCATCAGGAAGGGATGTCTGTAAATGGCTGTGTCTAAGAAGAGGGCTGTGAACTTTAGTTCCCGGTAGAACAGCATGAGCCAATAAGGAGGTACCGCCCCAGGGGGAATGGCCgcgtgaagggggaagtgcagaacagGGCTGCGGAGCCTGGCAGGTCAGACCCATCTGAGGAATTTGGACTGAAAGCTGTGGTAATGGAAagtcatctgtgttagtctgggtacactagggacacaaatccacagaacctcatatgtgtataagagagagttttatataaagggtgcatgtatattcagaaagcatcccaaccacatccagtccaagcccataagtctgacttagcccatatgtccgacaccgatctacaaagtcctcctcaaactcacaaaacacacacaatgatgctgatgcGGGAgggtcacaggctagtgggtggaaagtttttgagtccagtggcggtgtaagcatctcagtgctggcaggggtctctacgcagcatctccagcacccagggctgcatcgggctaagtccatgtggcttcttcctcagggatgtctcacaggaagtgaatcttgccagctgaggcagagtactagttaaggcagccacacactggtcggaCCATCAGAACCAGAGACaaaagaactagaaaagtgaggctactgagccatttatctctccgtccttcaatcaatcccacatgtgtttatcagccaggttggcacaataaaccttaattatcaCATTATCCAAGGAGATTGAAAAGTTAATTGGAATTTATCAAAGTAGCATATTATAAATGACACAAGGGATTTATTATGGAGAATAAACCAAAAATCATCTCCACTGCTACCGATAAGATTCCGACTCAtatagggcagactagaactgctccattggatttccaagattgtgcaTCTGTAAGGGAGttgacagcctcatctccctcccactgagtggttggtgggtttgggcCACTGACCCAATGGTGAGCAGCCCCGTGctttcccacagcaccaccagggcatccTATTCAGAGAGTAGAGGTCGGTGGAGTCTGTGCAACACTATTTTACCTCTGCATTGTGGTTCGACCTGTCGGTTAGCTGGGCTGGCAGTTCAGAAGGAAAACTGGATCTGAAGGGAAGACCCACATGAGACCACATTGACATTAGTACCTGCCTCATATTGCCTTCCATTGTGGTGACGAGATTACTCTGAGGCTGGTGCTATTTCCCATGGGGCTGCAGTGGGCCCAGGGGTCAGGACAGCGGAAGGAAGGGAGCCGGCGAGAACTGGAGGAGCCGAGGGGGCACGCGCTAATGCGGTGACGCAGCTGAGAGGCAGGCAGTGTGCGTCCCCTCGCTGTCTGCTGCCTTCCCCGGATCGGACCATCAAAGTGGTGCTGCTGTACCTTACCTTCCAAATCACATGCAAGGTTCTCTACTTATCGACTCTAATTCCGAACCGCACCGTGAAgggaattttggcaaaaatagttTAAACCTAGTTAGGTTGACATAGTACAAAGCTACCACAAAACGAGCCACTGATCCCTCTGTCTGGAGGACGGGTGGTTGCGGAAAGGAAGCCAGAACTCCCAGAAGCACTTCGGTTGATTAGGATGGAGTGTGaggtggtttattgtgccaacctggctgataaactcatgtgggggtaattgaaaggcggagggataaatggctcagtgagtctcgcctttctagttctcgggtctcttgctttatgatggtcggaccagggtgcagctgccttagcagttccctgcttcagctggcaaggcttacttcctacaagacatccccaaggagaagctgcatggacctcctctgatgcagccctgagtgctggagcagccgtgtggagacccctgccagcgctgagatgcttacacgctcactgactcagccttcctcctgcagtcagcgtcattatgtgtgttttgtgagatggaggaggactttgtggattggtgttggacatatgggttaatgctggacttgtgggcttgggcagcagtgggttgggatgttttcttgatgtgcacttaccctttatataaaactctctcttagacatgagtCTGTGGAGTTGTcctaaagtccccagactcacacagagtGGAAGTCATGAGGTCATCAGCTGCAGGCCCAGGCAGGCACATACGCTTCTTCTTAGATGTCATGGGACTTAGTGGTCATGGGACTTGTGTTGTTGACAAACAAGTGGAAGGAAGATGCCACGTCTGAGTGGGACCTTGAAGAGTCCGTGCATGATTTCTctattcctttttcttttgtcCTGGTGTCACGAGATGTTCCATATGGTGGCTCCTTTATCATCCCGATGACGCCAAGCAGAACCCCCACCATCTTCCAGCGGAGCGGCAGCATTGGGATCATGGCAGCCTCAGCCTCTCCGGGCCGACAGAGGAGCAGTGCGGCTGTGGAAGGAGGGAATTTTTCGGGCAAGCAGCTCTCCCCTCAGAAGAGCTCCGGCTGCGGCTTTCCCCTCCGCGTTCCTCAGGCTGTAGATGATGGGGTTCAGGGAGGGCATCGCGAGCCCATAGAACAAGGCAATGAGCTTGTCCGAGTCAGGGTCCTTGGCCTTGGGCCTGAAGTACATGAAGGAGATGGTCCCGTAGAAAATCACCACCACGGTGAGGTGGGCGGAGCAGGTGGAGAAAGCTTTGCGCCGGCCTGCAGCAGAAGGTACCCTGAGGGTGGCAGCGAGGATGAAGATGTAGGAGAGAGAGATGAGCAGGAGTGGGGTCAGGGATAGGAATGTTGTGGCCAACTTTAATGACAGTGCGTTGAGGGAGATGTCACCACATGCCAGTTTCACCACGGCCAAAATCTCACAGAAGAAATGGTTAATGATACTGTGGCCACACAAGGGGAGGCGCCcgtccaggatggcctgcagcaGTGGTTTATGTAGGCTCTCCCCCTCAACACTGTCACAAGGATTTCAGAGCCTTCAAAGGACTTGCTGCATGTTCACTCAGGGTGTCGGGCGGCTCTGCTATGGGGCGCCACCTCCGTCAAGGTCCCCGCGGAGGGAGGCTCCACAGCCGGgaagccaccagtcactgtgGCTGGGGAAGGGGACATCAGAGCACCTTCTATGAGGAGTTTCATGCTCTGACCTGGAAGTGACATGTCACATATGCCTGCTTGCTCCCGCCATGTGTAACCCTGCCCCGAGCCCAGCGCTCATGTCCTCTCTGTTTGGGGTCAATGGCGGGCCATCACACCCTCGGCATATCAATGTGCCGATGCCACACCCTGTGTCGTGTCCGGGAAAGGCAGGCTCATGGAGCGATAGGACACTGCGAGTCTCTGAAAAAAATGTCCCTCTCCCCGTTGGAATCCCTTGGAGCTGCGTGATGCCGTGGCCCGAGCCCCATACAAGGAGTGAGGACGCTCAGCTTTGATTGTCTTTGAGCCTCTTCTGTGGTGTAACTTCGGGCAAGCTTCTTCTAGGACGTGGAGCCGTGCATGGAGGTGATCTATAGGACTGTACATGAGACACATTGGTAGTGCAGGGGGCGGGTTCTTGCTTTTCAGGTGGGAGACCTGAGCTTGATTCCTGGTCGACCCACCCCACAGGAGCTCACGATCCCACTCCAAGGGGGCTTGCAGGTTGCTGTGCCCAACAGATTCAGTGGGCTTTCAGGTCAAGATAGGCTAGAGAGAAAAGCCCGGTGAATTACTTCCCACAGCCAGCCGAGGGGCACCCTGTGGCTCCCGCTGGGTAATAGTGATCATGCAGGCCTAGGGAGCCTGTCCTCCCACTGTGTGGGGTAAACGAGGGTTAGGTCCTGGCTCCGCAGCCACAAACAACGCAGCTCCATCGTCCCTCAAATGTGTCCTTATATCTTTCCAGCAACTTCTAACCCGAGGCTGCTCTGCAAGATACATAGCACACATCCGTTTTCCTGATGGGTCAATGTAGTTTTAGTCATTTAATATCCGTGTCATGTAGTACAGATCAATTTAACAGGAAGGGGGGCACATGGAGAAGAGAGCGCCTGCTATGCATTCCCTGGGGGGCCTGAACCTGGGACCCCTGCTTCACCACCTCCTCCATGTGAAGCAGGGTCATTGTGTGTGGCCTTTGGGTCCAAGGCCCAGCTCTGCCACTAGCTAGCAATTTCCCGAGCCTCAGATTCCTTCCTTCCCTGTGGTGTGGAGACAATGAAGCGGTTTCTCTGTGGGCTGCTTGGCGAGTCCAGTGAGCCAGTGCCTGGGAGGCCGTCAGCGCAGGGCTTGGCTCATGATGAGCAGTGTTGTCAGTGATCACTAATTGGCAGTTGTGATTATTTTTCATATGTCTGTTCCCCAAGCAGAGAGTCTAGGTTTTAAAAGTTTAAAGTAGTTTCCTGAAGACAATCCACAGGGTGGATGCCTGCTTCTCACCTTCTCCCTGTTGGCCCAGCGGCTGAGTGCGGCCAGGTGGGCTGACCCCGACGTTGGGAGAGCAGAGGGAGTGTGGGGCTCATCACCAGCAGGcccccagggctgggcagggtaGGGCTGGGGCAGAGAGGCTCTGAGGACAGGTCCTTGTCCCCTGCCACACTCTCAGCTCACGCTCTCAGGGAGCTCACGGTCCCTGTCCAATTTAAAGTTCAAACGTGGCAACTTCACAAAGTTTCAGGGTTTGTCAGCTGTGGGCCCAGTCTTCAGAGACTGTAGGTTTCTGGTTCAGACCCAGGTGGGGCCtgctggggtgtggtgggggaggggaggctgctgAGCAGAGACTGCAGACTGGGTCTCACCTAAGATGCACACCACACGCTTGGTGGCCACAGCTGCTCTGCCCTGGGCCTGGGTGCCCTGGGCTGGGAAATGGGGTGGGACAAGCCTTCCTGTCTCCTTCCAGGATTGTGCTGAGGACTGGACTCATGaacactttctttctttccctttcttttgtCCTCCTTTCCACCCTCTCTTTCTGTTTTGCATTCTTCCTGCCCCTGGTCTCTTCTCTTTCCCTTTGcaatacagaaaaacaaaccagTTAGAAGCTGCACATTGATGGTAAATGAAGCAACGCACGCTTCACAATCTCACATGATGTTGATTTGTCTTCTGGAAATTTGATCCAGAAAGTAAAAGTTGAAAGATTGTTATGACTTATTTTTGAAGAGCTCACAAACACCACCCAGCACCCAGTTGCTACCCTACGGGGCCGGAACTCAATATGTTTAAGACAGAGGCTTCTTCCACGTTCCCATCAATGGGTTCAGTGAATGTTCTGCTCTCGACCCACATGAGGCAGGCATACCAACCCACAGTCTCCTCGCTTTCTCCAGCTCTTCCACAACGACCTGTATGCCCCCAACCTTTGCTTGGCTCGCCCTGGTCCAGGGCTCATCAGCCTGGGCTACTGCAACAGCCTCCGCCCTGCCCCCTCGCCTGCAGCTCTTCTACTCCATCCTCTCTCTGGAGTCACGGGGTGCTGTTTCTTAAAAATGAGCATTCCATATCCCTcacgccccctccccaaccagGTGAGAGCATGCCATTCAGAATAATTGGacaatattgaaaataataattaagaaACAATAATTACCTGTCACTTCTATGGCTAGGCTCTAAGAGTTAGTTCATGTTTTGTCTTATACACATACTTATTCCTATACCTATAGGGAAACGATTTAAATCAAATTGGTGTCACACTGATCACAAAGTCTACCATTCGACTACATCTATCTGCTAATTCCATTGGGGGCATTTTGTACCTCAATGACTCTTCCAAAAATAGGATTTCTTATGGCTTCATCAATTCCACCTTTAACGACACCCAGATTTATTGAAACCTCTTTCTGTGGTTGGACATTTCAGTTGTTATAATGTTTGGATACTGTGACTAGTGTTGAGGTTTATAACCGAATGCATCTGTCTTCACTGCACCTCCTGTCGTCCTTATTGTTTCTGAAAATAGAGGTCTTAGGTCAAaggaaccaaattaaaaaaaatctagattGTGTTTTAGGTGGAAGTTTGCACGGCAAATCTGATTCCCATTTCATCATTGTCACACACGTTTCCCTTGGCCTTGGGCCAGTGAGTCGGCATTCGTGGAAGTTCCATTGGTCTGGCTCCCTTGCCCATCCTTGGGTCTCTGTGTTTCGTGGGGACAATGTTCCTCATCAGGTCTTTTAGAGTCGATCATTTAAAGGAGCATAATCCTCATGGGTGATATTTGTTTATAAGCCGATTTGTTATTTGGTTGAAAGGTGACCTCTGGAAGTGGCTTTGACTTCAAGTTCAAAGGGCCTTTTTGGGTGATGGTCTCCGGGCCTCCTCTCATCACTATCAGTCTAGTAAGTTTGGTCTCTTATAGGAATCTGAACCatgttctatatttctctctctctttctgtctgggACTTTCTAttgggtcagaatggtcagtcgtGCTAACCAACGCACCATCCAGCCTGTTGTTTCCCAAAGTGGTCCTGTCCCCTGTAGAAGAGGTTGTAAATGCCTAGGGAGGGGCCGGGGTTGGTCCTGAGTAATCCTTTTTTTCTGCAAAGGGGGTGATAGGCCAATCACGTTTGGGAATCTctgatctagttcttctggtctctggctATAAGAGGGTTTGATCCCTGTGGGCGACTAGTCCTGTGGACTAGTTTCTTTGTTTGAGTCTTTGGCTTTCTATATTCTCTTTAGTAGAGAAGGGAATGTAAGACTCTTTTTCACCCAACTTTTCCCCCCAGGAAGTTGCTGATATAATGCATTCCCATCCCCCACAGCAGCGTGTGATACCGCAGAGTTCTCTGAGTCTTACCTGACTAAACGTGATATATTAAAGAAGAAggtaaaaaaccaaaccaaaacccaaactgtcTACTGACATAATGGATGAGGAATGGTAGTTAGCCAATAACTTTTCTAAAAATACGTCTGAATAAGCCCCCACCGTCCATAGGATCCAGGGGAGACTCCTGTCATGGCATCCAGGGCCTAGCAGAAGGTCACAGCTGGGTGACTGAGAGGGTCCTGTGTCTCCCTCCCTGGGCTAGGAACTGCTGAGAGCAGGCGGTGCGCCCATGTGCCCTCGACGGGCCTGTTCCTGACTCGCAGAGGAGGCAGGAAGAGGGCCTGGGAGGGACACCAAGCCCATGCAGTCAGGAACCAGAGGAGCAGAGGGAAGCCTAGCTCGCCCATCCTAGAGGTGCTTCCCTGAGGCCAGAGGCAGCGTCCGATCCATGaacaagcaaggtaagcacaggcttccTTGGGCCTGCTTCCCCATCTGCAGTGAACAATGTCACATTGTTTTTTACCACACCGATGATTCTGTTTCTAAGTCGGGCTGGTTTCCATCTCTCCTCCAACCACACAGCCCCATCCTACAGAATTGGCTCCTTTACAAGCCGATCCTCTCCCAACGCAATGCAGTCCTCAgtgaaggcaggcaagcaagcccaCGTGGACGGTGCACACTTACTAATCTGTGGTGAACGGTTCCATATGTTTTCCAGCACATCATAAATGAAACCTGTGTGGCATGTTCACTGCAAACTAGTAACAAAGCCCAGGCAAGCCAACTTGGTGCTTACCTTCCTGGACAGAGGGACAGAGAAGGGAGGTGCTCAGTGACCGTGGCCTCCAGGGTCCGTTTCTACTGTGTGTGCCCTGAGAAAGGAGAGCTGGAAAGAGGCTGAGCGGCAGGAGGGGAGGGATGTGGGGAccccttgggggagggggtgggctgAGGAAGAGGTGCACCAGGgccaggtgaggctcagggccaggAAGGGGGATCGGATCAGATGTGCGGGCATAGGCCAGGCTCTAGATGCCCCAAGGGACTGGTGTCCTGGGGCCAGGCCAGAGAGATCTGGGAATCTCAGCTGCTGACCTCCTCCGATGGAGGCCATGTCTGTCCTCTGGGAATTCCAACCCCGTCCCACCCAGATGTGGGCAGGACTGACCACCAGGCTCTGCCCCGAATACCTCTCTGCTAATGCGCTCATTGGATTATGGAAGAAACTGGCGCGGTCCTTCAGTGGCCGCTCTCTGCTCCAGGAGAAACACTGACCCGCGACAGGAGGAGCGTGCTAAGAGGGGCAGAGTGCAGAGACTTTGGGGGCAGAGGCGGCATTTGAGTTGGATCTTCAAGGTCAGACAGTCCTTTAGTTGTGTGCCGGGCCCTGGGTACCTTGTGGAAGAAACCAGGAAAGGCAGAgtgctgggtggggcagggctcccAGGGTACTCATTTAGCTGGTGGGTTGGTGTGAGGAGGAAGACTGTGTGGCAGAAGGCTGGCACATTCCTTTGGCGGGGAGAGCCTGTGGTCCTGGAGCATCCCACTGAAGCGCTGGTCCTTTACCTGAGAGCAGTGGGGGCCACATGCAGTTCCATGAGGAAGGAGAGCTGATTGCATGCTCTGGTCGGACAAGCCCTGAGGTCATCCAGGTGGCCACTGTGGAGGTCGTGGGATGGACACTGGGAGCTGGCCCAGGGCCATGCCAGAGGAAGGAACAAAGGCCCAATGAGGGCCCAATGGGACTTGGTGCTACCTTCTGGAATCTTTCTGGGATGAAGATACCcttgctccccctcctggctgccaGAAGGCAGGTGAGGGCCTCACCTACTAACCAGAAAGCTCTGTTGATGCTGAGCATGGGCCGGCCTCACCTGGAGGTCCAGTTCTTGTTCCACACCTTCCTGGCAGCCTCCTTCACCTCCCTGTTCCGCAGGCTGTAGATGACAGGGTTGAGCATGGGCGTGACCACGGCATAGAGGACCGTGAAGACCCCATCAGAAACATGGGCTTCCTTGGTCTTGGGCTTCATGTACGTGTAGATGACAGCTCCGTAGAAGAGCACCACCACGGTCAGGTGAGCCGAGCACGTGGAGAAGGCTTTGCGGCGCCCGGCAGCTGAGGGCACCCTCAGAACGGTGACCAGGATAAGGGTGTAGGAGAGGCAGATGAGTGCcaggggcatgggcagcagcagaATGCTGCCAGCCAGCAAGAGGGCCTCACTGACGGACTTGTCACCACATGCCAGCTTCAGCACTTCCACGATTTCACAGAAGAAATGGCTGATCACATGGTGGCCACAGAAGGGCAGCCTCATGGCAATGACCGTCTCCGTCACTGACTTGAGGAGGGCGAAGGACCAGGCCACTCCCACCAGCAGCAGGCAGAGCTGGTGGCTCATGAGCACAGGGTACTGCAGAGGCCAGCAAATGGCCAGGTAGCGATCATAGGCCATGATGGCG
This window of the Tenrec ecaudatus isolate mTenEca1 chromosome 10, mTenEca1.hap1, whole genome shotgun sequence genome carries:
- the LOC142457869 gene encoding olfactory receptor 13J1-like; this translates as MDAFNSTQVSEFFLKGFSEYPALEHLLFPLCLVMYLVTLLGNTGIVAVSMLDVRLHTPMYFFLSNLSILDICYTSSFAPLMLVHFLSSQKTISFAGCGIQMCLSLSTGSTECLLLAIMAYDRYLAICWPLQYPVLMSHQLCLLLVGVAWSFALLKSVTETVIAMRLPFCGHHVISHFFCEIVEVLKLACGDKSVSEALLLAGSILLLPMPLALICLSYTLILVTVLRVPSAAGRRKAFSTCSAHLTVVVLFYGAVIYTYMKPKTKEAHVSDGVFTVLYAVVTPMLNPVIYSLRNREVKEAARKVWNKNWTSR